From the Micromonospora echinospora genome, the window ATGTCGCCCCAACTGACCGGGGAGAGCAGGCCCTGGAGGGACTGCAACGACCCGTCGAAGAGGAACTGTTTGGCGCCGACCAGGGCGAGCAGGCCGAGTAGTGAGCCGATCAGACCGGCGACCACGGCCTCCAGCACGAACGGCGCCTGGATGAACCAGTTGGAGGCACCGACCAGCTTCATGACCGCGACCTCACGCCGCTTGCTGTACGCGGCGACCTGGATCGTGTTGGCGACCAGGAGCAGGGCCGCGATGGCCATCACGGCGGCGGCGGCGAGCGCGATGTTCTGGATCGCGGTCAGGATGTTGAAGATCTTGTCGAGCAGTGCGCTCTGGTCGACGATCTCGTCGACCGCCGCGTCGTCCTTGTACTGGTCGTAGATCGACCGGTACTCCTGCGGATTGGTCAGCTTGAGCCGGAACGACTCGGGCAGCACGTCCGCCTGGACGGCGCCGACCAGGTCCGGTGCGTCCTGGAACATCTGCTGGAAGCGCTGGTACGCCTCGTCCTTGTCGACGTAGACGACGTCCTCGACCAACGGGTCGCCGTCCAGCTTGACCTGGAGCGCGTCACGCGCCTCGGCGGGGACGTCGGTCTTGAGGAAGATCGACACCTCGATGTTCTCGTAGTAGAGCTCCTTCATGTCGGAGACCTGGCGGTACATCAGACCGCTGGCGCCGAGCATGGTCAGGGACACCGCCATCGTGATGATCATGGCAATGGTCATGGTCACGTTGCGCCACAGTCCGACCAGCACCTCGGACAGGACGTATTTAACGCGCATCGGGTATTCCTCCGGGTCTCCGGCAAGTGTTCGTCGTCAGATCGGGCCGCAGGGCCCCGTACCGGGGCGGCGAGCCGCAGGCCCGCCTGGGGGCGGCGGGCCGGCAGGCTCAGCCGTAGACGCCGCGGGCCTGGTCCCGCACGATGCGCCCGCTCTCGATCTCGACGACCCGGCGGCGCATCTGGTTGACGATGTTGGAGTCGTGCGTGACCATCACGACCGTGGTGCCGGTGCGGTTGATCCGGTCCAGCAGGCGCATGATCTCGATGGAGGTGTCCGGGTCGAGGTTTCCGGTCGGCTCGTCCGCCAGCAGGATCAGCGGCCGGTTCACGAACGCCCGGGCCACCGCCACCCGCTGCTGCTCACCACCGGAGAGCTCGTGCGGGTACCGGTGCTCCTTGCCACCGAGGCCGACCAGTTCCAGCACCTCGGGCACGACCCGGCGGGCGACCGCCTTGGTCTTGCCGATCACCTCGAGGGCGAACGCCACGTTCTCGTACGCCGTGCGGTTGGGCAGCAACCGGAAGTCCTGGAACACACAGCCGATGGAGCGCCGGAACTGGGGCCGCTTCCAGGACCGCATCGACGTGACGTCCTTGCTGTTCACGATGACCCGCCCCTTGTTCGGGCTGACCTCGTGCAGCAGAAGCTTGATGATGGTGGACTTGCCGGAGCCGGAAGGGCCGATGAAGAAGACGAACTCGCCCTTCTCGATCGAGACCGACACGTTGTCGAGCGACGGGCGGGACGCCTTCGGGTACGTCTTCGTCACTTGCTCAAGCTGAATCACGGAGAGGGAGTCTACGCCGTGTGACGGGCGGGGCGTTCCCCACGCCCCGCCGACACGTCCGGAGTCATCGATTTAGTAGGTTACGCGACAATCGATCAACGCGCTGCGCCCGGAATCGATCACGCACCGTCAGCGGCGAGCTGCTGCTGCTTCCGCCACCGGACCCCCGCCTCGATGAAGGCGTCCAGCTCACCGTCGAAGACCGAGGTCGGGTTGCCCGTCTCGTGCTCGGTACGCAGATCCTTCACCATCTGATACGGGTGCAGGACGTACGAGCGCATCTGGTCGCCCCACGAGCCGGCGGCGTCGGTCTTCAGCCCCTCCATCTTGGCCTGCTCCTCCTGACGCTTGCGCTCCAGCAGCCGGGCCTGGAGCACCCGCATCGCGGACGCCTTGTTCTGGAGCTGGGACTTCTCGTTCTGGCAGGTGACCACGATGCCGGTCGGGATGTGGGTGATCCGGACCGCCGAGTCGGTGGTGTTGACGCTCTGGCCGCCCGGCCCGGAGGACCGGTAGACGTCGATCCGCATCTCGTTCTCGGGGATGTCGATGTGGTCGGTCTGCTCCACCACCGGCAGCACCTCGACCCCGGCGAAGCTGGTCTGCCGCCGCCCCTGGTTGTCGAAGGGGCTGATCCGGACCAGCCGGTGGGTGCCGGACTCGACGCTGAGGGTGCCGAACGCGTACGGGACCTTCACCGCGAAGGTCGCCGACTTCAGCCCGGCCTCCTCCGCGTACGAGGTCTCGTAGACCTCGGTCGGGTAGCCGTGCCGCTCGGCCCAGCGCAGGTACATCCGCAGCAGCATCTCGGCGAAGTCCGCCGCGTCCACGCCGCCGGCCCCGGCCCGGATCGCCACCAGCGCCTCCCGGGAGTCGTACTCCCCGGAGAGCAGGGTGCGGACCTCCATCTCCTGGATGGCCTTGCCCAGCCCGGCGATCTCGGTCTCCACCTCACCGAGCACACCCGAGTCCGACTCGGCCTCGGCCAGCTCCAGCAGGACACGGGCGTCGTCGAGCCGGGACCGCAGGCTGCCCAGCTTGCTGATCTCGCCGTTGACGTACGACAGCTGCGAGGTCACCTGCTGGGCGCGGGCCTGGTCGTCCCACAGGTCCGGCGCGGAGGCCGCCTGCTCGAGCCGGGCCTTGTCCTCGTGCAGCCGGTCGAGGTTGAGGACGGCCTCGATGTTGCGCAGGGTCGCGTCGAGTTCCTTGAGCTGTTCGGCGTAATCGGCAGCGGTCACGACAGCCAAGCGTACCGGCGGGAGCAGGCGACGGGCCGGCGAGCCCCGCCGTCGGAGCGGAAAGCTGCCCGGCGAGGGGCGCGGCGGGCGTCGCCGGCCCCCGATCCGGGTGCCTGGTGGCGTCGTGCGGGTGGTCAGCGGGCTGGTACGGCCCCACGGTCCGCGGGCGGGCCCGGCGGCGGATCGGCGCTCAGCCGGGGACCGGGGCGTTCTTCAGCCAGGTCAGGGCAGCCTTGTGGTAGGCGACCGCGAACTCCAGGGCGCTCGCGTCGAAGGATGCACCCTCCTTCTTGGCGTTGCGCACCTGTTCACGGACGTGCGCCAGCGCCTCGGCGTGGTATTCGTTCGCCGAGGTGTAGAGGTTGCGCAACTGGGTCGCCGAGTGCAGTTCGCCGAAGGCGATCCGCAACGCGACCGGGTTGCGGATGGTGTCCTTGCCCGGTCCCTCCGCCAGCCAGCGGGAGAACGTCCGCTTCCCGGACGGGGTGATCGCGTACGGCTGGCTGGAGCGTGGACCGGGCTTGCCCATCCGTACGAGTCCGCGCTCGGCCAGTACCGGCAACTCTCGGTAGACCTGACTGCGGGTCATCGACCAGTAGGGCGCCAGCCGGCGCTCGGCGGCGGCCATCAGTTGGCCGCCTGTCATGGGACCCTCGTGGAGCAGCCCGAGCAGGGCCGCCGCTGTGGGGTTGATTCCGGAATCCGCCATGCCCATTACGCTGCCACTTTGCTGACCTGGCGTCCAGGATTTGACGCAATCAGCACGCCCTGTGACTTCCTATGTGCACTGTCGGAGGACGACAGTCCGTTGAGGATGATCGATGCGTTCGAGGGCCTGGAGAACGCCTACCTATATGATCATCTGGTTACGCAGGGTACAGGATGCAACTGGCCGCCTGTCTGTTTTCGCCCAGATTCTGCCTCGACGGGTCAGTCCGACGGCACGCCGAGGGCCCCGCCCCGCCGATCGACGGCGGAACGGGGCCCATCGGGACGACGCCGTCCGGACGCGATGCGCCCGGACGACCTCAGCCCATGTGCGGGTAGGTGTGATCCGTCGGTGGGACGAAGGTCTCCTTGATGGTGCGCGGTGACATCCAGCGGACCAGGTTGTGCCAGGAGCCGGCCTTGTCGTTGGTGCCGCTGGCCCGGGCCCCGCCGAACGGCTGCTGCCCGACCACCGCGCCGGTGGGCTTGTCGTTGACGTAGAAGTTGCCGGCCGCGTACCGCATCCGCTCCGCCACCGCCTCCACCACCCGGCGGTCCGTCGCGAAGACCGACCCGGTCAGCGCGTACGGGGCCACCGACTCGGCCTGGGCGACCACGTCGTCGAAACGGGCGTCGTCGAAGACGTGCACGCCGAGGATGGGACCGAAGTACTCGGTGGTGAACGTCTCGTGCGTGCCGTCGGTGCACTCGAACAGGGTCGGCCGGACGAACCAGCCCACCGAGTCGTCGGCGGTGCCGCCGGCCAGCACCCGGCAACTGTCGTCAGAGGAGATCAGCTCCAGCGCGGCGGTGTGCCGGTCGAACGCCTTCGAGTCGATCACCGCGCCGCCGAAGTTCGAGAAGTCGGTCACGTCGCCGTAGGTCAGCGACTCGGCGGTGGCGGCCAGCCGGTCCCGCAGCCCGCCCTCCCAGATGGAACGGGGAACGTACGCCCGCGACGCCGCCGAACACTTCTGTCCCTGGTACTCGTAGGCGCCCCGGATCAGCGCGGTGTGCAGCGCGTCCACGTCGGCGCTGGAGTGCGCCACCACGAAGTCCTTGCCGCCGGTCTCGCCGACCAGGCGCGGGTAGCCCCGGTACCGGGCGATGTTCTCCCCGACGGTCCGCCAGAGGTGCTGGAACACCTTCGTCGAACCGGTGAAGTGGATGCCGGCCAGGTCGGGGTCGGCGAGCACCACCTCGGACACCTCCTCGCCCCGGCCGGTGACCATGTTGATCACACCGGGAGGCAGGCCCGCCGCCTCGAACAGGCGCATGGTGAAGTGCGCCGCGAACTGCTGGGTCGGCGCGGGCTTCCACACCACGGTGTTGCCGAGCAGCGCCGGCGCCGAGGGCAGGTTGCCGGCGATCGCGGTGAAGTTGAACGGGGTGATCGCGTAGACGAAGCCCTCCAGCGGGCGGTGGTCGAACCGGTTCCACACCCCGGGCGACGACAGCGGCTGCTCCTCCAGCAACCTCCGCGCGAAGTGCACGTTGAACCGGAGGAAGTCCACGAACTCGCAGGCCGAGTCGATCTCCGCCTGGATCGCCGTCTTCGACTGGCCGAGCATGGTGGCGGCGTTCAGCGTGTCCCGCCACGGGCCGGCGAGCAGCTCGGCCGCGCGCAGGAAGATCGCCGCCCGCTCCTCGAACGGCAACGCCCGCCACATCGGAGCCGCGTCCAGCGCGGCCTTGACCGCCGCCCGCGCGTCGGCGTGGTCGGCGTGCGCGGTGACCCCGAGCACGTGCGCGTGCCGGTGCGGCTGCACCACGTCGATCCGCTCGCCGCCGGCCATCCGCTGCTCACCGGCGACGGTCATGGTCAGGTCCAGCCGCTCGGCGGCCAGCTCGGCGAGCCGCCGGCCGAGCCGCTCCCGGTCGGCACTGCCCGGCTCGTAGGCGCGTACCGGCTCGTTACGCGGTTCGGGTACGGAGAACACGGCGTCCATCACAGCTCCTGGCGATCTCGACGGCGGTGGCGAAACCGGACCCGCAGCCGCCGACCGGACAGGCCGGCCACCGGGCGTGGCGCCTCACCGGATCGCGGCGACGGGACCTGCCGGGATTCTCCCACGGCCGCATCCGCCCACCTAGCGCGGTCGCGTCCCACCCGACGGGGTGGTTGGTTGCAGGGGACCCCTGCTCGGCAGAAAGCGGTAACAGGGGACCCCTGCTCACACCCGGGCCGGGCGGGCCGGGCGGGCGCGTACCCTGGGGAGCCGGTGACCCCGCTCGCCACCTTCCCGTACCCGGCGGAGACCATGCCCGTACCCGTCGGAGGCGGGGCTGGCGCGCGTTCGCGTCGAAGGGGAGACGATGACCCAGCAGTCCGGCAGCTCGACGGCCGCGGACCCGGACCAGCCGGTCGACGGCCCGTCGACCGGGGAGACCGGCGTCCCGGCGGGGGCACCGGCGCCCGCCCCGGCGGCCGTCGTCCTCGCGCTGCTCGCGCTCGGCTGGCTGACCGCCATGCTCTGGTCCACCCGGGCCGCGATCACCTCCGCGCAGGCCGGTGTCACGGCGGTCAGCCTCTCCGCGTACGCGTTGCCCGGGGTGATCTCGGCGGCCCTGGTCGCCGGTGGTGGGACGGCGCTCGCGGTGACCAACCTGCTGGCCCGCCGGGGCGTCGACCGGGCCACCCTCCGCTTCGTCACGGCCACCGGGGTCGGCCTGCTCGTCGGGCTGCTCACCGCTGTGGCGATCAACCTCTTCTACGCTGACAACGCGACCACGAACGTGATCGCCGGCACCACCGCCGCAGCCGCCGTCGTCGGTGGCGCGCTGGCCGGCGCCCGCAACGCCAGGGTGGTCGGGGCCATGGTCGCCGCCGCCCTCGCCGTCCTGGTCTTCGTGGTGGTGTTCAGTCGGGTCCGCGACCCGCTTTTCGAGCTCTACGGTGGCGGCGGCACCCAGGAGGCCATGTTCGGGGCGGCCCGGTGGGTCTCCCGCACCGAGTCCCTGCTCGCCGGGCTGGTGGCCGGCCTGGTCGCCTTCGGCTACCTCCACCTGGCCCGGCGCCGGTCGCTGCGGCGGGATCCGGACGCCCCGGCCGACCGGTGGCCGGCGTACCTGCTGGCCGGTGCCGGGGCCGGCCTGCTGCTGTTGCTCACCGAAGTGATCATCCGGATCGGCGGACGCGCGCTGCTCGACCTGGCCGCCGCGCTCAGCGAGGCGGACGCGGTGGCCCAGACCACCCTGGGCACCTCCCGGCTCGACAACGGCATCTGGGTGCTCTTCGTGGGCGCGCTCACCGCGATGATCGCGTTCGGCCGTACGCTCGGCCCGGCCCCGGCCGACGACGAGGACGGCACCGACCCGGCCGACGACTGACCGACCGAGGGCTCGACCGGGGGCTCGACCGACGCCGCCGGCGGCCGCGTCGAGGTCCGTCAGGTGGCCGGCCGGCGCTCAGGAGACGGTACGCAGCAGCACGTCCAGCTCGGAGGGGTCGTACCACTCCAGTTCGTGGTCCTCCACGCCGTCGACCGTGAACTGGGCGTCCTCGTCACCGGCGAGTGCCCGGTCGACGACCGCCACGGCGGCGGTCACGTCCGCGACCGCCTCCTCCCCGTCGACGTGCAGGGCGGCCACCGCCTCCAGCGCGACGGGCCGGGCCAGCTGGACGGCGCTGGAGCCCAGCTCGCCGTCGGGCCGGCCCAGCGCCCCGGCCGGCACGTCCACCGAGACCACCACGCGCCGACGGGGCGCGGACGGATCGTCGTGCAGCAGTCGCAGCGCGTCCTGGGCGGCCCGGGTGAAGGCGACGTACTCCAGTTCCTCCTCGTCGCCCTCGGCGTACCACTCGCGCAGGCCGGGCGTGACCGCGTGCACCGCGCCGGCCGGCAGTCCCTCCTCGCGCAGCCGGGTCAGCATCGGTACGGTCGCCGGCACGTACACCCGGACACGGTCGTCGGTCACGCTGTTCTCCCCGCTCGAGGCCCGGCCGGTCCGCCGGCCGGGACGCCGGCCGCACCGGACGCCGTGACCGTAGTACACCGGGGGCGACCGGCGGAAAGGCATCCCCGCGCGGCCCGGTGCGCCCGGGACCTCACCGGTGGCAAACTGAGGCAAACGCCGTCAACGCGAGGGGTCTGACATGGAACCGAGGTTCCTGCTGCTGTCCGACGTGGCGGCCGAGCTCAACGTCACCGACTCGCAGGTCTACCACATGGTCCGTAGTGGCGAGCTGCCCGCCATCAAGATCGGCGGCCGGGGGCAGTGGCGGGTGGAACGCGCCAGGCTGGAGGAGTACATCCAGCGCAAGTACGCCGAGACCGCCGAGTGGGTGCGCTCCAACCCGCTCAACGAACGCGACACCGCCGAGTAGCCGTCCGGTCACCGAAGGACATTGACCGTAGCCGCTCCATGCCAGAAGATGAAGTCTGTCGAAGGCAAACGTAGGCAAACGAAGGAATCGGGGGATCCGATGGTCGACTCCTGCGGTCCGGTGCCGTCCCGTCCCCCGGTCCGGTTGCGACCCGCGCCGCCGCTCGACCCGCCGTTCGCCGACGATCAGCTCGCCGATCTCTGGCCCCGTCCGTCCGCCGCCCAACTCGCCCTCGACCTGGTCGACGCCGGTCGCCCCGGCCGGGGCCGCCCCGTCGGACACCCCGCTCGCCGCCCCACCGCGCCGCGCCCGCCCCGGCCGGCCGCTCCCGCCGTCGGGCCGCCCGCCACGGCCACCCCGGAGGCCACCCGGGCGGCGCACCGCTTCGTCGGCACCTGCCTGGAGGTCGTCAACGGCTACCGGCCACCGGGCCAGCTCCGGCCGCTCACCGACCCGTTGCGCACGGTCGCCGTGCTGGAACAGCTGGCCCTGGCCACTTCCCGGCTCGGGCCGGTCCGGCGCCGGGCGACCCGCCCCATGGTGCGGCTGCGCCGTCTCCGGGTGTGCCAGCCGCAGCCGGCGGCGATCGAGGCCGCCGCCGTGCTGGCCGCCCCGAACGGACGGAGCTGGGCGATGGCGGTACGCCTGGAACGTCGCGGGCCGGGCTGGATCTGCGTGGTCCTCCAGATCCTCTGAGCCGAACCCGGAGAACGTTCCGGCCGCCGCCGGTCGCGCGGTGGCCGGAACGCCGCGAGGGGCGCCCACCGCGTACGGTGGGCGCCCCTCGTCGGGCGTGCTCGTCGGTCAGTTGCCGCCGTTGGGCGCGCCGTGGCAGCGCTTGTACTTCCGGCCGGAGCCGCACGGGCAGGGCGCGTTCCGGGACGGCCCGTTGCCCCCCTCGGCCTGGCCGGTGGGCGCCCGGCGGGCACCCGGGTTCGGGGCGGCCGGCCCGCGCAGGCCGGGCGACGGACGGGACGACGCGGGACGCTGCGGAGCGGGTCCACCGACACCGAGCGCCGGGGCGGACTGGCGCGGCGGCTCGGCGGGCTGCTCCTCCGGCCGTTCCACGGTCACCGCACCCGCGCCGGCCTCTCCGTCGATGGTCGGCGCGGAGTACTGGAGGCCCTGCTGCTGCGGGGCCCGGTTGAGGCCCTTGGCCCGGATCTCGACCGGCTTCTCCAGCAGCTGCACCTGCTCCGGTTCCGGCGTGGGCTCCTCGACCTGGACCTCCAGGTTGTAGAGGAAGCCGACCGTCTCCTCCTTGATGCCGTCCATCATGGTGGCGAACATGTCGAAGCCCTCGCGCTGGTACTCGACCACCGGGTCGCGCTGGGCGTACGCCCGCAGGCTGATGCCCTCCTGGAGGTAGTCCATCTCGTAGAGGTGCTCACGCCACTTACGGTCGATCACCTGGAGCAGGACCATCCGCTCCAGCTGTCGTACCGCCTCCTCGCCGAGGGTCTCCTCACGGCGGTCGTACGCCGCGTGCGCGTCCTCCTTGAGCCGGCTCACCAGGAAGTCCTGGTCGAAGGCGGCCCGCGAGCCGCCGGCCTCCTCCTCCAGCTCCTCGATGGTCACGCCGACCGGGTAGAGCTGCTTGAGGTTCGTCCAGAGCTGTTCGAGGTCCCAGTCCTCGGCGTACCCCTCGCTGGTGGCCCCCACGACGTACGCCCCGACGACGTCGTCGATCATGTTGCGCACCTGGTCGGAGAGGTCCTCCCCGTTGAGCACGCGCAGCCGCTCGGCGTAGACCACCTGCCGCTGCTTGTTCATGACCTCGTCGTACTTGAGGACGTTCTTGCGGATCTCGGCGTTCTGGCCCTCGATCTGGGCCTGGGCGCTCTTGATCTGGCGGGTCACCATCTTCGACTCGATGGGCACGTCCTCCGGGATGTTGAAGCGCTCCATCACCGCCTCGACCGCACCGGCCCGGAACCGCTTCATCAGCTCGTCCTGGAGCGAGAGGTAGAAGCGCGACTCACCCGGGTCGCCCTGTCGGCCGGACCGACCGCGCAGCTGGTCGTCGATCCGGCGGGACTCGTGCCGCTCGGTGCCCAGCACGTAGAGGCCACCGGCGGCGCCGACCTCCTCGGCCTCCGCCTCGCAGGCCTGCTTCCACTTGGGCAGGATCTCCTCCAGCGCCTTGGCGTACTCCTCCGGGTCCTCGGCCGGGTCGAGGCCGCGCTGGCGCAGCTCGGAGGCGGCGAGGAACTCGGGGTTGCCGCCGAGCAGGATGTCCGTACCACGGCCGGCCATGTTGGTGGCGACGGTGACCGCGCCCTTCCGGCCGGCCTGGGCGACGATCTCCGCCTCCCGGGCGTGGAACTTCGCGTTCAGCACCGCGTGCGGGATGCCCCGTCGCCGCAGCAGCGTGGAGAGGATCTCGGAGTTCTCCACCGACACCGTGCCGACCAGCACCGGCTGACCGGCCTCGTGCCGCTCGGCGATGTCCTCCACCACCGCGTTGAACTTGGCCTTCTCGGTCTTGTAGATCACGTCGGGGCGGTCCTGGCGGACCATCGGCCGGTGCGTCGGGATGCTCACGACGCCGACCTTGTAGACCTTGTTGAACTCGCCCGCCTCGGTCTGCGCCGTACCGGTCATGCCGGAGAGCCGGGTGTAGAGGCGGAAGTAGTTCTGGAGGGTGATCGTGGCCAGGGTCTGGTTCTCCTGCTTGATCTCCACCCCCTCCTTGGCCTCGATCGCCTGGTGCATGCCCTCGTTGTACCGGCGGCCGTGCAGGATGCGGCCGGTGAACTCGTCGACGATCATGACCTCACCGTCGTTGACGATGTAGTCCTTGTCGCGCTTGTAGAGCTCCTTGGCCTTGATCGCGTTGTTGAGGTAGCCGACCAGCGGGGTGTTCACCGACTCGTACAGGTTGTCGATGCCGAGCCGGTCCTCGACCTTGGCCACGCCGCGCTCGGTGACCGCGATGGTGCGCTTGGCGTAGTCGACCTCGTAGTCGCCCTCGCCGTCCTTGCCGGCCTGGAGGCGGGCCACCACCGTGGCGAATTCCTGGTACCACCGGGCGGAGTGCTCGGCCGGGCCGGAGATGATCAGCGGGGTCCGGGCCTCGTCGATCAGGATCGAGTCGACCTCGTCGACCACGGCGAAGTTGTGGCCGCGCTGGACCAGGTCGTCCTTGGACCAGGCCATGTTGTCGCGGAGGTAGTCGAACCCGAACTCGTTGTTGGTGCCGTAGGTGATGTCGCACTCGTACGCGGCCCGGTGCTCGGACGCCGGCCGGTTCGGCAGCACCACGCCGACGGTCAGGCCGAGGAACTCGTGCACCCGCCCCATCCACTCGGCGTCACGCTGGGCGAGGTAGTCGTTGACGGTGACCACGTGCACGCCCTTGCCGGAGAGGGCGTTGAGGTAGACCGGCATGACCGAGGTCAGGGTCTTGCCCTCACCGGTCTTCATCTCGGCGATGTTGCCGAAGTGCAGCGCCGCGCCACCCATCACCTGGACGTCGTACGGCCGCTGACCGAGCACTCGGGCCGCCGCCTCCCGGCACACCGCGAACGCCTCGGGCAGCAGGTCGTCGAGGGACTCCCCGTCGGCGATCCGCTCCTTGAAGTGGTCGGTCATGCCGCGCAGTTCGTCGTCGGTGAGGTTGACGTACTCGTCCTCGATCGAGCTGACGGCGTTGGCGATGGCCTTCAACCGGCGCACCATGCGGCCCTCGCCGGCGCGAAGGACCTTTTCCAGAATCGACACGGATCAACGCTCCCCTAGACAGTCTCGAACCATCGTAGGCGCTCCACCGGCCCAATGGTCACTGGTGGCGTACGTGAGGTCCACGGAAACCGGCATAAGACGCGCGTCACGGCCGTGGCACGGGGATATGCGGTTACGCCCAGCGCGAACGGTCGGGCACGATGGCTCCGTGGAGCCTGTGGAGATCATCGAGGACGGCCTGCTGCTACGCCCGTGGCGCCCCGCCGACGCCGACGACGTGCACCGGGCCTGCCAGGACCCGGACATCCAGCGCTGGACCACGGTACCCCGGCCTTACCTGCCGGAGCACGCCACGGGTTTCGTGACCGACCTCGCTCCCCGGGGTTGGGCCGACGGCACCTCGGCGACCTTCGCCGTCTGCGACGCCGGCAGCGGCGAGCTGCTCGGCTCCTGCGGTCTGGTGAGCGTCGACCGTGGGCTGCGCTCCGGTGAGATCGGCTACTGGACCGCCCCGTGGGCCCGGGGGCGCAACCTCGCCGCGCGGGCGGCCCGGGCGGTGGCCCGGTGGGCGTTCGACCGGCTGGAGCTGCGCCGGATCATCTGGCAGGCCGGGCTGGGCAACCACGCCTCCCGGCTGGCCGCGCTGCGCGCCGGCTTCCGAATCGAGGGCCGGCTCCGGCTGGCCGCACCACCCCCCGAGGGCCCCGCGGACGGCTGGATCGGCTCGCTGCTGCCCGGAGAGGTGCCCGAGCCCGGCGCCACCGGCCCGGCCGGGCCGGGCACCCTGGTGGCCCGCCGCGCGGCGGTCTTCGGCCGGCCGCACCCCGAGCTGTTCGCCACCGTCGGCCCGACCGAGTTGCGGCTGCGGGCGATGGACGAGCGGGACCTGGACGCCCTCGTCACCACCTGCCGGGACCCGGAGACGGTCCGCTGGACCAGCGTGCCCGACCCGTACCAGCGCTCGGACGCCGAGGCGTACCTCGCCT encodes:
- a CDS encoding Rv3235 family protein, which translates into the protein MVDSCGPVPSRPPVRLRPAPPLDPPFADDQLADLWPRPSAAQLALDLVDAGRPGRGRPVGHPARRPTAPRPPRPAAPAVGPPATATPEATRAAHRFVGTCLEVVNGYRPPGQLRPLTDPLRTVAVLEQLALATSRLGPVRRRATRPMVRLRRLRVCQPQPAAIEAAAVLAAPNGRSWAMAVRLERRGPGWICVVLQIL
- the ftsE gene encoding cell division ATP-binding protein FtsE; translation: MIQLEQVTKTYPKASRPSLDNVSVSIEKGEFVFFIGPSGSGKSTIIKLLLHEVSPNKGRVIVNSKDVTSMRSWKRPQFRRSIGCVFQDFRLLPNRTAYENVAFALEVIGKTKAVARRVVPEVLELVGLGGKEHRYPHELSGGEQQRVAVARAFVNRPLILLADEPTGNLDPDTSIEIMRLLDRINRTGTTVVMVTHDSNIVNQMRRRVVEIESGRIVRDQARGVYG
- a CDS encoding PadR family transcriptional regulator, translating into MADSGINPTAAALLGLLHEGPMTGGQLMAAAERRLAPYWSMTRSQVYRELPVLAERGLVRMGKPGPRSSQPYAITPSGKRTFSRWLAEGPGKDTIRNPVALRIAFGELHSATQLRNLYTSANEYHAEALAHVREQVRNAKKEGASFDASALEFAVAYHKAALTWLKNAPVPG
- a CDS encoding DUF6912 family protein; amino-acid sequence: MTDDRVRVYVPATVPMLTRLREEGLPAGAVHAVTPGLREWYAEGDEEELEYVAFTRAAQDALRLLHDDPSAPRRRVVVSVDVPAGALGRPDGELGSSAVQLARPVALEAVAALHVDGEEAVADVTAAVAVVDRALAGDEDAQFTVDGVEDHELEWYDPSELDVLLRTVS
- the ftsX gene encoding permease-like cell division protein FtsX, with product MRVKYVLSEVLVGLWRNVTMTIAMIITMAVSLTMLGASGLMYRQVSDMKELYYENIEVSIFLKTDVPAEARDALQVKLDGDPLVEDVVYVDKDEAYQRFQQMFQDAPDLVGAVQADVLPESFRLKLTNPQEYRSIYDQYKDDAAVDEIVDQSALLDKIFNILTAIQNIALAAAAVMAIAALLLVANTIQVAAYSKRREVAVMKLVGASNWFIQAPFVLEAVVAGLIGSLLGLLALVGAKQFLFDGSLQSLQGLLSPVSWGDILIMFPLMAGVGGLVSAVTAWVTLRFYLRV
- the pruA gene encoding L-glutamate gamma-semialdehyde dehydrogenase, yielding MDAVFSVPEPRNEPVRAYEPGSADRERLGRRLAELAAERLDLTMTVAGEQRMAGGERIDVVQPHRHAHVLGVTAHADHADARAAVKAALDAAPMWRALPFEERAAIFLRAAELLAGPWRDTLNAATMLGQSKTAIQAEIDSACEFVDFLRFNVHFARRLLEEQPLSSPGVWNRFDHRPLEGFVYAITPFNFTAIAGNLPSAPALLGNTVVWKPAPTQQFAAHFTMRLFEAAGLPPGVINMVTGRGEEVSEVVLADPDLAGIHFTGSTKVFQHLWRTVGENIARYRGYPRLVGETGGKDFVVAHSSADVDALHTALIRGAYEYQGQKCSAASRAYVPRSIWEGGLRDRLAATAESLTYGDVTDFSNFGGAVIDSKAFDRHTAALELISSDDSCRVLAGGTADDSVGWFVRPTLFECTDGTHETFTTEYFGPILGVHVFDDARFDDVVAQAESVAPYALTGSVFATDRRVVEAVAERMRYAAGNFYVNDKPTGAVVGQQPFGGARASGTNDKAGSWHNLVRWMSPRTIKETFVPPTDHTYPHMG
- the prfB gene encoding peptide chain release factor 2, with amino-acid sequence MTAADYAEQLKELDATLRNIEAVLNLDRLHEDKARLEQAASAPDLWDDQARAQQVTSQLSYVNGEISKLGSLRSRLDDARVLLELAEAESDSGVLGEVETEIAGLGKAIQEMEVRTLLSGEYDSREALVAIRAGAGGVDAADFAEMLLRMYLRWAERHGYPTEVYETSYAEEAGLKSATFAVKVPYAFGTLSVESGTHRLVRISPFDNQGRRQTSFAGVEVLPVVEQTDHIDIPENEMRIDVYRSSGPGGQSVNTTDSAVRITHIPTGIVVTCQNEKSQLQNKASAMRVLQARLLERKRQEEQAKMEGLKTDAAGSWGDQMRSYVLHPYQMVKDLRTEHETGNPTSVFDGELDAFIEAGVRWRKQQQLAADGA
- a CDS encoding helix-turn-helix transcriptional regulator — protein: MEPRFLLLSDVAAELNVTDSQVYHMVRSGELPAIKIGGRGQWRVERARLEEYIQRKYAETAEWVRSNPLNERDTAE